CAATGGATTATGTCTAATTTGGAGTAAATGAGATCAGTAGCAATAACTTCTGAATAAATATAAGACAGTGTTGCAAAAATACTAAAATACCTTTTCTATATAAACATGCTACCTTGAACTCAAGGGTAATTTTGATGGAGGAAAGGCAAGCTACATATCAAACAACAAAGGAAAATATACTATTGTGGATGCATTCTTTGCTACCATAACCCAactgttattttataatttttacttGATAATATCACAGGAACTTTTCTCCGAAATTAATTCTACTCTCCCTTTTTCTTAGCACAAAGGGCAAAGTTTCCTTTAAACCATGCTCAATTTCTAATGACTAGATAGTTCCATAAAATTCTTTGGCAACTGTATAGCAATATAATATGGTACTACTTCCAGAATGTGGTAATAGTGGGGGGTTAGCCCAGTCTACAGGGATTTCTGGTAGTTCCTTGCCACATATTATCATGCCTAGTTGTATTTAGTAAGCAAGTGAGACAAGGTTGGCTAAGTGCTATGACCTGCTGAGACATTTTACccaatgaaaatgaaagttattATGTCCCTCCTCTTTTGGGTTTAGTAGTATCAGGCTAGAGACTGAGaagccgtgagttctagtcccactttaggtacAAAGCctgttgggtgaccttggaccaattatactttctcagctctaggaagaaggaAAATCACTTCCAAAAAATCTTGAACTTcattacaattacaattgtaaTATATTACAATTGTAATGGGATTACAATtgtcctcaactcacaaccacaattgggaatagaatttccattgctaaggttgttaagggagtcatgcccaattttgtgtaataatgcatgccagttgctaagtgctAGTGTTCGTGAGGGGGGTGATATGATGGTTTTAAGTATGAGCACtgtttataagtcacttttttcagtgctgttgtaactttgaatatttgttaaacaaactgttgtaaatcaagggctgTCTGTAGTACAGGCAGTTGCTGGGAGTCCAAAACTGACGAAAAAGCATCAAACATCATCACCCTCTGGTTCTACCACTTGGAAATAGATATTACCTGAATGAATTTAAATATAGCAAAGGCAGGTGCACTGTCTTCAGAATACAAGAATCCCAAAATACTAAGGAGTTGAGTGTTGAAACAGCTATCTCCAAAGCCCAGTAAGAAGCTGCAAAAAATGGCCACTTCTTTGCTAAAATAAAGAAGCAATAAACAATAAACTCAAAACTATAATTGAAAAACAATATTATGTTCAATTCTATCATTTTTTATGAAGAATTGAAGAAATACAACAGAAAAGTGGCCAATCACAGAAGATTAGCAGACAGATATTTTATTTGAACATGTTATTTTTTAAGACAGCCTTTCCCAATACAACCTTTCATTGTGTGATATATTCCCAACACATTTTTATGCCGCAAGATTGGAGAAAACCATTTCAGAGTATTTCTacattttaaggtaaaggtaaaggttcccctcacacatacatgctagttgttgccgactctagggggcggtgctcatctccgtttcaaacccgaagagccagCCGTCTCCGTGGTGATTTTACTTATTCATTTaactaatttttattaattttattttactttaaaatttaatttaaaatttaatttattttacttattaatttaattaatttttatagcCACCAGTCTTAAATGTatgactcgggggggggggctcataaacaaacaatatttaaaacagcaaaactatttttaaaacttcagtttaaaacaataaaaatattgtatataaaaaaacaattaaaatcacaCATTACAGTTTATTTAGCACAGATATCAGAGTAAATGCTATAGGGCCACTTTTCTCTAATACCACCTTCTCTCAGGAATTGCATATAATTTGTTTCTACATAAACTTTCACATACATTTATAAAATAGTTGACAACAATGGAATCAGATTCCTGTAATTCTTCCAACCTTCAATATGCTTTGATTGGGACTATTAATAGTGTTCTCTTTTAGAGTCACTGATTTCAGGTAAGGCCCGATAATCATCAAACTTAATATGCCTCTTCCTCATAACACTGTCATGGCATTTTATCTCAAACAGAaaaagattgttgttgttttgctatgGCACCTTTTTGATCAGTCTAACTTTATGGAGTTCCAGTACTTGAACCAAATGGGTTCTGAACGAACCACATTTTGCAGCAGAGAAGTGCAAATCTCTCCTGAATTATCCTGTGCCACTTCAGGATTTGTGCTTGTGATATAGACACCATATTTTGTTTCTGTTATTATTTGATTAAATTACAGTTTGTGACCATAAACCATATGCTAAATATTAATCAAGATTCATAATTCATTTCAGAATAGACTGTAGAAATTATCTTAAGGTACTTGAATTTCAGTAATTTAGCTATAGTTTCACCTGAGAAAAGTTTAACCCCCACCCTGTCCATTTTCAAACAGAGCTTATATGATTGAAGAATTTCCAGTTATGAAATTCTATAGAATTTCTAGTTCTATTCCATAATAGAGAAACACAAATGCAAAAAATAGCACAATACTGGAATTTCAAACTGAAAGTTAGATCTATCATCCTGACAATGAAAACATAacaaattattttcaaatgctAGTAATTCATTACAGCAAAATGATTGTgaccaacaagaaaaaaaaactaccaCAAATGGGCAATAATTCCAAATTCTGTTAATTAGCTACAATTTCATTTACTACttctgcaaaaaatatatatacaataattgtcttttaagaacaaTCTGGATGGAAGAAGCAAAAATACGTACCTTGGTTCCATGAATGCAATGCTATCTGTTCCTTCCATGGAGGCAATAGGTGCATCATTTGGTATATTACAAAAAATCAAATAGAAAGCTATGAAATGGACCACAATGCCTAACATCACCACTGGGTTCCTGCCAAATCTGTTGTTCTTACTTAGGAGGCCAAAGATTCCTCCACCTGTAAcagtaaatatataattattatccATACAGAAAGTTGCTTTCTTTAATGCAGATGCTCACAGGGTAAATTAAGGAACAAGCTTTTTACTGAAAATGTTAAAAGGAAAGTGTTTTCTTGAAGACTTGTTTCTTAAGATTCCTGACATTAAGGAAGTGTCTTAAGTGGAACAGTTAGAACCAATCTCAGCAGTACAGTATTATAAAATTCCAGTAGCTGCCAGTTTATTACCATCATCTATACGGAAGGTAGTTTCAGCTATGGTAATCTGCTGGTGGCACTGTCTCTTTAAGGTGACTCAATAAATGCATACTAGTATATGTCAAGCAAGATCTCTAAAAacactctgagcttgattgttgtcTTGCAGGTGCTTCATtatctaactaggtaacatcatcagtgctaaaagagagTAGGGTTttatctctgtttatatacagtgccTTGCCCTGTCAGCGTTGGCCAACAAATGGACTGGTGTCATAGTAAACAGGGACAGCACTACATTAATAATAGCATTACACTGGAATAACTAAGCCATGTCATTCTATCAAAACAATATGTCTACTTTTTATATTGAACAATGTACTGAACTCACATATTCTAtaacaggggtgccaaactcacagcgtcacgttgtcgtcacagtgacatatcacaactttttcccctttcactaaaacgggggtgggcatggcctgcgggccacaagtttgacacccttgttctataGTGACACAAAAGGATGAAGGCAAAGAATAAATATGTAAGACAACTTTGTTCATGAatttaaagcaaaaataaatgaaaacaagaaATCCTCTGAAAATGCTTTGGGGAGTCTTGTTAGCCTTTGTTCATTTCTTTTGCAATGGTAAAGTTGTGAGGACAACTGAGAACTTAGAGAACTGCCTACTTGGTCATTCCTCTACAAAGGAAATTTAACAATTAATTTTGGACTATCTATTATCTTAGTTCCTTGCTGAATTACTTTATCTTCCTGCATATTATATAAATGTATTCAttgatgacatttatttattgaatttatttatttaaatatcagaaaatattttctattatttaaaataatagaaaatattttctattatttacaAGTTTCTCCAAGTTTGTtgtatcattttgttttgttgggAAATGAATGCTTTGTGTTGCAACATCAGGCTCACCTAAGAAGCAATTTGAACTCACCTAATATTTCTCCAATTCCAATGAAAATACCAGAGAGTCCAATAAGACTTTTTTCTTCAGCACCAAATTTCTTTATAGCACCTATACAAGTTCCATATACTCCAGAGAAGAATGTTAATTCCAGCCCTTGAAAAACAACATTATTTCAGTCATTATTATATGCAAGTATTTATCCTTAAGTAAAACACTTTCAGAGGaactttcaataaatatttcAATGATAATTATTTAGAAAAATTCCCATATCCCTATGTATCCTCACAAGACTCAATTAAAAAAAGCCCAAAAAAACCCATTTAGAAACAGTGCAATTTGTAGATAGGTAACATATTAGTACATTCAAGAACATTCAATATATGCAATGTCTCTATATCAGTTGATGGTAGATCATTTACTGTCTTTGTGTAGGTAGATCAAAATATTATGGTCCCCAAATTACAGTCTTCAGAGTAGGACAGGTCTCTTTGAATAAAGAAAATAACAACTATCCCTGCTGTTTGCTAACTGTACAGTAACCTGACAGATCATGAGGGCCAGAATTCATTGCATTTTTACAATAAATATTCCCCACATTCAACAATTAAATTCCAAAGTAAATTAAAGACTTCCACAAGATAAACTTGACATGTTGACTACCTGGATATGTCCattaagttttcttggcaataatatacgaagtttctttttcaatttcccaGTCCAAGATAAAACTATGATTTCCTGGAGACTTTTATCCAAGCTCAAATCATTCAATACAGCTTGGCATTTTTTAAATCAACCATTAAGTAGATGCTGCTACTTACTGTGACCAATTATAACACTTTTCTTAAATCAATATCTTTGTAAGTACAAAGTATCTCTGGATTATCAAGGAGCTAGATTATGCCTTTCTAAAATTAAGAGATTGCTTTAATTTCAAAGATTTATTTCAGCAATGTAAAAAGATCTTAGATAAAAAGTATTATAAttcagtttaaaataaaattgtaaaaaggGAACAAACTGTGTAGATATCACATTTCAAACTGATCACAGtataaaaaatgtttattaatttATGCCACAATGCAGATGAAATCGAACAATGTGGTATTTTAAAGAAGCAGCAGACAGTAAGGAATCATTTGTGCTGGGATTGTCAAGTTGATTTATAGGGTTTTAATACAAAGGAATCATAAAATTACTTTGGGTTTTTGGGTTTTGTCCAAAAAAAGGCCCTTTAAACAATTAgcacttcattttaaaaatagtttttagctGCAAAGAATTCTTAGGAACATTCTCTATACAGGTAGGTAGTTCTTGGCTCATGATCataatggagtctgcccattatggttgaaagtcatggtggtcattaagtaatataccagaggttggtttcagcaggttctgaccagttctggagaaccagtagcggaaattttgagtagttcggagaactggtagtaaaaattctgactggccctacctcaggctattctctgcctcccaagtcgcagctgattaggaggaaatggggattttgcagtaacctttccctggattggggagggaatggagattttgcagtatccttcccctgccatgcccaccaaactacgcccaccaatccatgccatgcccaccaagccacacctacagaactggtagtaaaaaattttttgaaacccatcactgtaaTACACCCATGTGAATGATCACTTACGATCCTCCAGCCCTGCTACTCCCAATTGAGAGAGCATGGGGTGCCTCAGGTATACTGAGGGAGGCCCTGGAAGACTTAGCGCAGGTCCTGCTCTCaaggcctcccccccacccatggtACCCCAAACTCCACTACCCACCCTTTGGGGTTGCTGCAGTCCTTAGCCCTGCTTCTCACCCTACCAGGTCCCACATCATCATACTCACCTTGAATCACCCATCATGCACTTACCTTTTGAAGGTCTCCGGAGCTCAGGTTAGAGAAGCAAAGTAAGCTGCTCTGTTGCTGGGCCACATGGTGCAATCCTAGAAGTGGCCACCATTTTCCAAGTGGCCGCTATTCAATGCAGCTGCTTGGAAAATAATGGCCACTTCTAGGATTGTATTATGTGGccccacaatttatttattttttgcatttatatcccgctcttttccgaagactcagggcagcttacactatgttagcaatagtcttcattctatttgtatatttatatacaaagtcaacttattgcccccaacaatctgggtcctcattttacctaccttataaaggatggaaggctgagtcaaccttgggcctggtgggactagaacctgcagtaattgcaggcagctgttgttaataacagactgcattagcagcctgagctacAGAGGCCCTACAGAGCAGCCAATAACAGCCTGACTTCTTCCCTAACCTGAGCTACAGAGATATCCCAAAGGTCAGTGAGGAGGAGAGTGTGAGGCCCAGTGGGGTGGGAAGCCAGCAACACCTGGAGGAATCCGGTAAGAGAGATAGTCAGGGGtgctgcagcatccctgcagttgACTGTAGGGGGAACAACTGTGGTGGAGCTGCAGTGACCATAACTTCAGGaccaggtcataagtagcttATGGAAGGTCTGCCATAATggctgatcataagtcaaggactatctgtagtttccTCACAGCCCCATGGAATTACAGTGACATCAACTAATGCAATAATATCAGAAAGGAATGTCTAATTGATTTTCATGAAGAAACCAAAGACTGGATAGGACTGAAAACATTTAGAAAAAACATAAGAGATATAACAAATGTCTGTACAGTATAAACTTTCAAGATTGGTATTATCACTCTTGTTCAATTACCTGTATAGGCTGTTGGGACACTAAGTAGCAAAATCCGTTTTGTAGCACACAACTTGAATGATCTTTCTACAGAGAATGCAAAATGAAAATTTTTAATTAATCTTTATGTGATGAGAATCTTCACTGATTTGTAATTCAAAAATGGAAAACTGAACTTAATTCCAATATCCCTGTCTCCCTCAATGATAATGAGCTCTTCTCTGGTGGTACTCATAGTTTTGAACGTAAGTACACTATGGAGCTTAACAAATCAGTGGACTATACCAACTTTGTCAGCCAAAACAGGATAAACAACTAATCCAGCTGCACCTAAAATAGGCAATGTTACAAGATTTATAGCAATGTTGCTACTAACATTATGTCTCTGCTTCCTTGATGAGGGAAATCTTAAAAAGAAGCTACAAGGAATTGTAACCATTTGTATTTGATTCTTGCTGAGCATGTCAAAATGCCTGGGAACTTTTACTTACTTATTGCATCCATGGCCCTTGATGTTTTGCTTTGGCCAGACCTGATAAAATAAGTATTTATTTAAAGTGAAAAAATATGTAACATTAAGAAAATCATTATCTTGCATCATTATCAATGTTTTCCTTTATTCAGTAtcatttgttgtaaatgttgtaccttgatgaacgtatcttttcttttatgtacactgagagcacatgcaccaagacaaattccttgtgtgtccaatcacacttggccaataaaattctattctattctattctattctatttgtcattttaaaaaattaaaatatcaatatagGAAATATTGATTCAGACATAAGCCATTAACCTAAATTATATGTACATTAAACTTTTGACTTCACTTTTTTTTCATGAATTCTCCCTACACATCAAACTAGGTCTGCCCAGTATCATGCAAATATATATCAACGCAAATTAATTTTCCTACATAAATCAGGTATGTAGTTTCATGTAAATTATCTTGTAGCTGTACAGTTTAAATCTAAGCATCCTTCCTACCCTGAATAACCGGGGCAAATGGATTGTTTTATAGTTACAATGCCTCTCTGCATTAAATACAAGCATCCTTTCTTATTCAAAAAAGAAATACTTGACTAAGAATATACTGATATAACAAAAAAAATCAGCCATTAGCACCTACATGCTATCTGCAATGTTTTCAGCAGTGGCTTCCTCTTCTTCTGAATTTGTTTCTTCTGGAGTTCTAATGAGAAAAAACAAAACGGTGCCCACTAGACTGATCACTGTCAGAGAGATGAAGGCAGTCCTACGGTCACTTTCTGAGGAGAAGAAAAATAGTGTGTTATACCTTCTTCAACGAACAGTGTACTCATTCAAAGTTGCAAAACATTCAGGATATTTttcagataaaacaaaatatcagaACAAAATTTACATTCATAACAAATGTCAATAATTTTTTATGAATCAAACCAAGATTCTGTATTTGCAAATAACTACgtatattaatatattgttttAGTACAGTCATGGTCATGGAGTTAGTCAATTATTAGGAAATATAGCAGAAAAGCATTCAAAACTGTTTAGTATATTCCGAGGAAGAACTCTCCACATAAATATGCTCATATCTATATGAGATATAGAGAGATCTCTATCTTTattgagatagagatagagatagatcagTTGAAAAGTTCAGTCTTCAAAGAAGTCTGACTGTATCTGTTTTCTCTGGTTCCCTATTCTTCACTTGTCTTTTGGCTTACTATAGCTCATTGGTCAGTAAGGAAAGCAGATTTTACAGTTTTTCAGAATGTAATGCTTTATTACGGTATATATACAGGCTGAATTAGATTCCCAGTGACTGCACTGATGCAGTTTGCTTGGCAGCATTACAGAAGTTTATGGCTACCCTCCTCCAAGGTTTTTCTCACTTCCCAGTCTAGCCAACAGCCTTGGAATTCTCAGTATTTCCACTTGCAAGCATTGATCAGATGTGCCTGCTTAGCTTCTAAGATCAGCCAAAGTGCTGTGGCTTTAGGATTAAGCTTTGGGTGAATTGAATGGAACCCCAAAATAGATATGCATTTTTGATTACAATACAATATGCGTCATTGAGATAATAATGAGGCCTCTGAGAGAATGAAGTTGGGGTTGCTCTCTGCTCTTTTCAAAAGTAGCTGCAGTCATGCAGATAagcctacacaaacacacataccctTTTCTCAAGTATCCATCCATTTCTTCAGGAAAGGACTCACAGGCATTTAAGTCTATGTTCCAAATGCCTGACTAAGTTAACCACACCCTGGTGTTTTCAAGAACATGCTGACATTTAGAGGCAGCCTCATCCCATCCAATCCTTTGAGCTTACGAAAGGAAATACTAAGACGGAGTGGGAAGAGTTGATAGGAGAAAAGCTGATAAGCAATCCTGGTGGGAGTCCTGCCTGGAACTTGGGGCTTTGTCTACAGTTCAATACCAACTAGGAAAGAAGCAACTGCACAAAAATAGCATTCCATCCTCACTAAAGCAGGAAAGGTAAAAGTTgtatgcttttaaaagaattttttttatatatatatatgaagaagaaaagaaaaacaataggacaggaacggtaggcacgtttgtgctcttatgcacgccccttatggtcctcttaggaatggggtgaggtcaatagtagaaagtttttggttaaagcttttaggcttatgagaagagaccacagagtcaggtaaagtattccaagcactgatgatttgaGACTTAATACTGAGTATTAAAAGACTGAGTATAAAGGCCTGAGTATTAAAGATGTATTTACGTGGCAACATCACCTTGCAAGTCCTAGAAGGGTAGGGCTGATCCAGAGCAATAGCCTGTTGATGGGGAATGCATATGTTGCAATAAAGCATTGGGTATAGTTTTGCTTCACTGAACTGCGTTCAGTCCTTGAAACACAAAGAACCATCACAAGGCAGAAAATGAAGATTAGGGAATgaggaaaaataagaaacaggattcctttttaaattaatgttttactatgAATTATAATTGGCGTTAGTCTTCAAAGTTTCATACATTATCCAGGGTCAAtacagaataatttttaaaatgaaaaatggcaAAACCTTGTTCAAATACATGCTTAGCAAACTGCACGTAGTTTAAATACCTTAAATACTTGTGCAATGCACAGATTATGGTAGACATTATTTGTGTCTCCAACCCCatccaatattttatttgtatcccatggCAAATACattcaacataccttcctcctcctatttttccccaaacAATAGCCGTTAGGTGAGTTGGGCTGctagagagtgactggccaaaagtcacccagctgtcttggTAGGTAGTTGGTTAGACCAAGgtagaatggaaatggaaatggaaaagaagagaagagtgggAAAGCATTTGCTTGTCCACttcaggcaaaaaaatgcttccaCACAAACATTTCCTTGTCTTATCTAACTGCTGAGACAGTAAATTATTCTGCTTGTCTGGGTGTAGGTGATTAAATATCAAgggacacattttttaaaatgggattTGTACTGTATTCAGTGAGATATTGTAAAAATTCAAAGATGGAGAAAGTAGGCTGAATACACAGGTTTCAAAGGATTTCATGAACAATACCAACCTGATATGTAAGTTTTCCCTTGCCAAGCAAAATATATGTACAGATTTCCAAAAAACAAGCTGTAAACAAAAGATAACTAGTGGTCAATGCATTATTTTTGATATAAGATAGAAAAAGATAAATTGTAGTTCAAATCAAGATTGAAATCTTAATAAACCTCAGATAATCTGAAGGATTTATctgtaaaatattaaattatattggcATTGCAAGTAGATCCCAACATACCCAGCCAATAAGAGCTCATCTTCCCAAGATATgcatgtttttctttcattacatCAGCCTTCTTCATACTAATACCCACTAGTGgcttggatttcaattcccatagTCCCAGTCAATTGTACTTTTGGTCATAACAGCTAGCAACTATGAGAACTGAAGTGCAACACAAACAGATCATATCAGGCAAAGAAGGCTCCATGACAATCATGGAAAATTCACAGCATAAATGTTAAAGTAGACAAATATTTTGGCTCAATAAGAAGCAGCCTAGGAATGATCCCAATGATCATTTCAATATATGAAAATTCCAatatatgaaagcaagacataacGGCAAAGTTTAAAATAATTGAAGAGAAAATTCTGCATTTGATTTGAAAATTAAAAGTAGGAATGAACACAGCTTTCCACCTGCAACCTGATTATACCACTGCCCCTTTCACATtggtgctttccccccccccccttcagatctcgttgctttaaaaaaacccatttgttTCTGGGATCAGTTTAGAATGCTCAGTTAAGCTACCAATTTATCCATGAACCAGGGCGGCAGAACCTAGCTGACTTTGGCTAACCTTGAAAAACTAAGCAAGCTTAGATCTTTAAGTATTGGGCAGAAACTACCAGAGGGTCTGCAAACTAGACTGggaaaatgaaaatatatctTTAAAGAAGTAATGGgaaataaatttgaattattCCTCAAAAAACTACACAAAAATGTCTATGAAATTACCAGTTGATCTCAACTTAAGGAAACATTgtttaactcaggggtgaaatgtaaaatttgttactaccagttctgtgggtgtggcttggtgggggggtaatgtgactgggtgggcgtggccaactttttttttttacttttaaaagcattttttctaccacctcttcagctgaagaggctgtagaaaaaatgctttgaaagggttctgacgatcccaggtgagttgcctgatcgacagaaccctttcaaagcatttttttacagcctcttcagccaaagagcttatagaaaaaatgctttgaaagagttctgacaatcccGCTGAGCCAAGGTAGAGACTAAGGGACTAGTCCCACGCTTGACCAATGTCCATTGGCTAAAGTAGAAGTTGAATTTTAATTACCCTGATCTAGGTCAAAGCAATCTAAGCCACCCAGACACAAAATACATTCTAAATTGAACATGTTAATCATACTTCCtaacttattttataataaaattggAAAATTCTGAATGCCCTCAAATATTTTCCTATGACACAGATGAAACAGTGACtcaatataaatttagaacaaaCTCTTGTTCCCATTTAGGACTCTTTAAATGATAATTGACATAGAAAAGAGAACTTGAAGAGAATTGTAATTTCAGAAAGTACATTTTTTGTGTAAGCCCCAAAACTGACAGTTCAGTTATAAGTTGGGCTTTCACACTCTTGCTTTAAGTATCCAGAGAAATACAGCCAAATTACACATTTGTTTCCCAACAAAGGGTTTTTTATATTAGCACCATCTGTGCACTTTCTGGTATTGGGTGATTTCTTCTTCCCTTAGCTCTCATTTGCCTAAAAATGGTTTAGTGAGTTCCCAAACCTCCAGAATAAATTAGGGGTCCACTGGG
This genomic window from Ahaetulla prasina isolate Xishuangbanna chromosome 2, ASM2864084v1, whole genome shotgun sequence contains:
- the MFSD11 gene encoding UNC93-like protein MFSD11 gives rise to the protein MNSELKKQLNIIVLGIAFMFMFTAFQTCGNIAQTVITNLNHTDFHGSGYTSMAVIYGVFSASNIISPSVVAVIGPQLSMFISGIFYSLYIAIFIQPITWSFYTASVFLGIAAAVLWTAQGNCLTINSNENTIGRNSGIFWALLQSSLFFGNLYIYFAWQGKTYISESDRRTAFISLTVISLVGTVLFFLIRTPEETNSEEEEATAENIADSMSGQSKTSRAMDAIKRSFKLCATKRILLLSVPTAYTGLELTFFSGVYGTCIGAIKKFGAEEKSLIGLSGIFIGIGEILGGGIFGLLSKNNRFGRNPVVMLGIVVHFIAFYLIFCNIPNDAPIASMEGTDSIAFMEPSKEVAIFCSFLLGFGDSCFNTQLLSILGFLYSEDSAPAFAIFKFIQSVCAAVAFFYSNYLFLQWQLLIMAVVGFFGTITFFTVEWEAAARSTGYRNI